The Candidatus Sphingomonas colombiensis genome contains the following window.
GACCGCGTGATCGCATTGCTGCTGTTGCCGTCGCTGCTGTTCGCGATCGTCATACACTTGCCCGCGGTTCAGGCGCTGGCCGGCGGCGATCCTTCGCGCGGGGCGCTGTACAATCTGATGCTGTTCGACCGGCTGTGGACGATGTTCGCGCTTGGAATCGCCGCGCTGATCTTCTGGCCGTATCTGCGTCTTTCGTGGAGCGTCGCGCTCCTCTCGCTCGTCGCGCTTGCGCTCAGCGTACATTTCTTCCCGATCCCGCATCTGGCGGGGCTCGTCACCGGTTACTGCGTATTGTGCGCTGGCTTCCGAAGCGGCACCACCTCGGCGCGCTGGTCGGACTATAGCTATGGCATGTATATCTATGCCTTTCCGGCGATGATGGTGATTGCGGCGATCATGCCGATCCATTCTGCCCCGCTGCTTGCCTTGCTGACCGCTGCCGGAACGCTCCCGCTCGCCGCCCTGTCCTGGCATTTCGTCGAGCACCCGGTGCTGCGACATGTCCGCGAGCGCCGGCGCGCCGGCCGAGAGGCGCGGGCATGATCCTGCCATCGCGGATCGGCGAGATAACGATTTCGCCATTTGTCGCTTTCATTTTGGCGCCCGCCGCGCCATCGACACGCGGCGGAGCGGGGCGGCGGCCACGTCGGCGCCTCGGCTGTTTGGGTGGACTTGACGAGCGATGATCTCACGCAAATTCTTCAAGCGATCGCCGCGACAGCCCAGGTTCGAGCCGGCGGTGCTGGGCAGCTACACCACGCCGGGCTTCTGGCAGCGGCATCGCATCAAGCTGCTGGCGCTCGTCGCGCTATATTCGTGGTTCGTGGGGATGTTCTTCGCCGTCACCACCACTTATTTCCTCGTGCCGCTGCTGGTCCCGCTGGCGCTGCTCGCGACGTTGGTGATCTGGCTGCTGCCCGATCTGGGCAAGGCGCCGACGACATTGATGGCGCACGGCGTATTCGCGTTCGTCATCGTGCTGCTGTGCTGGCCGAACTATATCGGCATCGATCTGCCGGGCATGCCGTGGATCACCCTGCTGCGCCTGGTTTCGCTCCCGCTCGGGATGATCCTGCTGGTCAGCCTTTCGGTGTCCGCGGAATTCCGGCGCGAGCTTGCCGACACCCTGTCGGTCATGCCCGCAGTGCCCTGGCTGCTCGGCGCCTTCGCGGCGCTCGCCTTCCTGTCGATCTTCTGGTCGACCGGCGTGGCTTATTCGGCGAACAAGTTCAGCGTCGCCATCTTCAGCTGGTTCGCGCCGTTTTTCGCGGCGGTTTAT
Protein-coding sequences here:
- a CDS encoding acyltransferase — protein: MNATPPQVPMVNNLTLVRLVLASAVIWSHSVWRITGADTNDPMVWLMGEPVSSFAVDGFFFLSGFLVYNSLLRRGSAWDFLLARLARLWPGLAVAVLVMVTAGFFIAGLPLPEYLRGDTAHFIASNLSLVKGHYALTGIGAEGAPTNVNGSLWTIPWEVRCYLVLFFAALLRLSSRDRVIALLLLPSLLFAIVIHLPAVQALAGGDPSRGALYNLMLFDRLWTMFALGIAALIFWPYLRLSWSVALLSLVALALSVHFFPIPHLAGLVTGYCVLCAGFRSGTTSARWSDYSYGMYIYAFPAMMVIAAIMPIHSAPLLALLTAAGTLPLAALSWHFVEHPVLRHVRERRRAGREARA